One Scophthalmus maximus strain ysfricsl-2021 chromosome 7, ASM2237912v1, whole genome shotgun sequence genomic window, AAGTTGtcgactttttttcccctcttcttcttcttcttcttcttcttcttctctcctctagTTAAATTAGCGCAGTGTTCCTACAATATGCTATTGTTTTCCTGGAATTGGGAGCAAGGTTATTAATTATTCACTGTTGTGTTCTCATACGAGGGGGCTATGCTTTTCACCGTATTGCCTCATAGCTCAAATACTTAGGGCCATGGTACTCAGGCAAATTTCATGAGGCAACATCACGGTGATGTTATTATCAGGAGGCAGACACTTTGGAGATGAAAAGTTTCCTGAAGAGTTTGAACGATCGCAAAAAGGGCTTCAGACTCTGCTCGGATAAGGTTTTTCCCGAAGTTCCAGGATTTCTGCGGCGTGCACGGGGGAAAGACAAATCAAAGAACTTTTgccttgcttttcttttcttttcttttcctccctttcaAGCGATTTTAAGCCCCAAGTCTAAATAGCTTAggcatttttgggggggaagaaaatcCTGCTCAATGTGTTGGGAGGAGAGTGCCAAAAAGTTCATCTGGCCTGTTGATTTCAGCGCGGATTACAGATATTCAAATCATGTGCCTCATGTTCAAACAAGTGCTCCTATCGGGGGAGAAAGTTGCCAAGCGGAGCTTTGTCATGTAAGCTGCGCGAATTTACTGCAGCATAATGAGAAAACGGCAGTGGCGCTACACTTAATGGGCTACAGTTTCATCCGATCACCCGCCCTCCCCCTCGTTTCCTCTCAATTACGGTGATAATAATTCCAAACACCCCTCCAGTCGCCATGCAGGTTATAGttctacatttttaaaaaaaacgatggTGTCACCTGAGCATGTACAGGCCTTTTGTGCCCAGTTACAAAATGCTCAAGACAAACACTCCCCaactcctttttttgggggggggggggttctaacAAGGAGggcaagcagcagcagtaaatgaTGTGTATATTCAAAgctgaatatttcatgttgatTGATCGCACTGACTGCCacccacctgctcctcctcctgtcccacCGGAGCTGGCATGAGGAGAATTCAGTAATTGAGAAGAGCAGAGCATGGTCTCTCTTTGCTCACATATGACAGATGGGGCATCATCGCTTCAAAGGAGAGCATTTGGAAACAGGAGGAATGGGGGGATGGAGGTGGGGGTCGGGGGGTGCAGAGGGTGAGGGGTGGCTTTGAGAGGAGCTGTGCCAGTCTGTACAggtgacaataaaaaaaaaagaaaaaggaaaaaggaaggtTACATTATCCAAAAGCCTCGCCTCCGCAGAGATTGTTTTACAGCAGTGAGAGGTGCAACTTTAAGAAAAATACCTGTCAAGGGTgcaactgattttaaaaaaccacTCAATGAAACATTAGGTACATTGTGATGTACAGACACTGTTGCACTGGTGGgtgcatgtggtgtgtgtgtgaatatatatatatatatatatatatatatattcctttttttcattattggaTTACTTATGGGATTTTTGGCTCTAAATTtagatgaaattaaaagaagacaTCCATATGTGGCTCAATATGAAATGACGTCAAGTCGTCATTTTGGAACATGTTCATGCTCTGCTtcctcacacacaacacacacacacacacacacacacaaacacgcaggaAACGCACACACTTGCTGTTTCCCTACATTCCTTTGAAATGACTGTTGccaatttctctctttttgcagTAAAAGTATCCTGACATGAACGTCCCATTTATAGTCGTCTTACTTTTTCAccccaagaaaaagaaagggagagagagaagaagaagaagaagaagaacagtgatTGGCGGTGGTGGGGGAAACGCGTATCGGCTTATCAGTTATCACCAATCGCCAGGAAACTTAAAACTCACACACTTTCCACATGTAACTTGGCTCAAATCATCTTGGACGCGGCGGGTTTGTGTGACCTTACCTGGCGAAGTGGAGGAGTCGGCGGAGGAGCGGAGCCGCGGACAGCTGGAGTTCAGCGGAGACGTCGAACTGGATGGATGactgctgactgactgactgactgacggacctCCCGCTTTTCACACGCTTTGTCACAAACGCCCCGCTCCACGGTCGAGCGCAGACCTCCCCACTTGACCTCGCGCTCTTCTCCCTGAgcactgaacaaaaacacaaaggggggaggaagaaaaaaaaaaggcgctaGAATGGATTTTACGCGGAGCGAAGGCTGCGGTGCGCGTTGCCCTGTTAGTACTTCCAGTTGAGGAAAGAGGGCAATGAAAtcttattgaaaaaaaaagagaaaaaaaaacgtgctgGGGATACTTCGACATGTCCTGAAGCCGAATGTCTCCCTCATCTGGCCGCCGGTGTGCAAGTGTAACAGAGTGGCACCGCCGTGCGTAAAAATGTGCGCCGGCGTCTCCGGGACGCCGACACCATGTGCGTCAATCCCCTCCTCTCTTGAGCTGCGTGCGTTGTGGAAGTGTTACGTGGTGTCAAATTCGTTGAGGTGATTATTAAGAGTAGCACTTTTTGTGTTCTTGGAAAAAGAAACCCCTGTGAACCGCGTCCAGGTCCTTTAACCTGCTCGTCACATTCGTCAAATATCCAGTCGTATATGCAGTATGGGTGGTAgcagctgcttcttctttctttttggacaCGGtgtctggttcttttttttggggggcatgtAAGAGGATAAAAAGGATGACGATACCTCAGCGATCCATCATTTCAGTTGCCCCCCTCGTGCCTTCACGTCTCACTGCTACAGTCCATCCATCTGACCGTCTCCACACATTCCAGCGCATAATCAGAAATCAATAACGaagcaaaatcaacaacatGGAAGACACCAATACAGCAACAGGTCATTGGTTTTTGGTGTTATGGTGAGGAATATGCTgtaaattttatatatatatatatatatatatatatatatatatatatatatatatatatatatatatatacacacacacacacacacacacacacagggacaggtTCTCATTTcggtgatttattttttctgcttttcctgtATTGGAAATTTGAAACATCTATAAACTTCTGCCTACTTTCAAAGGTGGTAACATGACGACCAAAGCTGCAACTATATTATTAATGCATCTTTCAAGATCTCCTCAATTTACTAATGATTGCTCTATTAAACattggaaaataatgaaataataataacacagtTCCAAACTGGTGTCTTTACATTACTATATAGTTTTGTCTGACTGGTATTGTAAAAGATCTTTAATTTGATATAAGACAAGTGAAGAGAAACGTGCTCTTATAAAGAGTTAGTATAAAAACATTCCAACTTGTAAGtgactttttggggggggggggggggggtggtgaatGGGCCTattaagttttcttttcttttcatttttttgacaggGAGAGCCAACGCAAAAGTGTTTCAATTTGTCGCCCTCTGAATTTTCTCCCACTGGATTGAGCAGAGCTGCGATGACACCGTGGATCATCGGAacatttgtttctctcctgTGACTTCCACCTGAGGTTCATTAGCGGGGATGAGTGAGGAATGGAAACCTGTTCCCTCTCACAGGCCGTTGGTGTAAAGGACGTAGGTACAAGACGTTTGGATCCTGAATATCATACATTCAAATGGCGGCCAAGCAGAGACAGGGGCTGCTGTTTAATACATTTGTCTGACATTTGGAGCTAAGCGTTAACTatgctctcctccctctcaggcCCGAGCACCTGTCCGGACAACAATACCTGCTCGAGTCCTTCATCACACAACTCTTAAAATCCCTCCTAATCCCAAGAAATTGAGATTTTGCGTGTGTTGCAGGCCCATTACATAGTTTTGCGCGCTAGATTTTCTTTGAAATAGTTCCGCTGTGTTCCGGCGTATACCTTCACGGCTTAACCTACATAAGTCCACTGATCTGTGTCTCACCAACACAACGCCAGCATGTTGAGCATTGCCTAATCTGTCTCATGCTACCTGGATTTTCATATTGGGAGAAATAATCCTGATGAAGGggagccgggggagggggggctagAGTCACCTCAGGACCCGTTCAAAAGCTTCTTATCAGAGACCTGCACTCCCACTATTTAACTAAAAGAGTGGTGATAGCCCCTTCAACTCACAAGCCGCAGCTTTAATTATAAAGCTACTTGCGGGCGAGATGAAGTGCAGTGGTGTGTGCGAGTTGCCCCCTtcttaaaaatcaaacaatccACAAACAGTATAAACTCTTGGTCCACAATTTGTGGCCTTTTCACATCCACGCTAAAACACTTTTCCTCCTCGTATTAATCTGGCCCCTGAAAGTGAGTCCAAACTTTCACTGGTGTAACTTaaactgtataaataaaaatatataaaccacTTATGTCAAATCTTGGATCATCCTTAACAGTTGATTAACCTGTTAGGATTTAAATGCACTCACCACAATGATCATTAAAATACCACGAATATGAGCCCAAAGTAATAAACAACATCTAAACTATTTTCTGAGTGCCGAGGTACTTACTCAAGTATTTCCATAACAGAAAAAAGCAGGAGTGTCTAGTTCAGGCGCCTCGTGTTCCAGATGTCTACGAGCTGTTGAagcagagacatttttaaactcTTAACTACTCAGATGATTTTATTGAACTCttcaaatccaaaaaaaaattcaaatacaaGTTCATATGGCAGaactttattctttttcctaGCTGATGTCCCATTAATCATCTCACAACTGCCCCGATTTATCTCTTGACCTTTTTGAGGAACCACTGAACTGAAACTACTTAACTGTACATTTTGATCATAATTAcctaagtgttttttttttttttttaccagagttACATTTTGAGaagtattttttacattgttgttgGTGCTAAGTAAGTTAAATATTCCTTCATCACTGCACTTCacacttaaaaataataataataatctgtgtaTCAATTCAGATTTagacaaacatttgtttggttgtgtttacaattttgatgaaatattattattagaaagTTTGGTTGCAATGTATATAGGTTGTTGCTTAGCTTGGCTCTTCAATTTTTAAACATACAGCAGGAAATTCACAAGGAGtaagaatcatttttaaaaaaaaagaagaaatgagcTCAGTCGTTGTCTGGAGATAGCTGGTGATAGGAGCAAAGATGTGTTACTATTgcacattattaatattagagtaatatttaaatatttttaaacatcTGAGAAAACAATTCCAATCCAATCCCGATTCAAATAATTAGATATAAAATAAATAGCTGTCGGCAgaacataatgaaaaacaaaatccctcaACAACTACGTTTTTGTAGccaaaatcatttattttccttttagttTCTATTGAGGataatcttttcttcttttttttgtcgttaCATAAAGCTCATCACAAAGGAATACGTACATTCATTAGGCAGGTCAAGAGAAGGTCAAATGAAAGCTAGAGCAGACTTTAATGATCATtagttgaaaatgtaaaagaaaacctAAACAAGGCAGCTCGTCCTATGGCAGATTAGATTTATACCTAAACTGGCAACAGCATGGATCAACAGACGGGTAAATATGTGACAGAAAGCAATCGGTTTTAACCGAGTCGAACAGAATGACTGACGATTGCAAAGAGCAACGTATCCCGTAGTACAAGATAAGCAAAAGAGACTGCAGCACCTAGTGTTTGGAGCACGTTGAAAAGGACCTAAAACCCATGAGGCTGATTTGTGAACGTTAACATTAACGGAGCAGTCACATTTAATGATAACAGCAGCCCTGTGTGCTTAGAGGTGAAACGGGGTAAAGCGCGAGAGacagaagggaagaggaagtaTTGTCCAGtagaaaagggggagaaaaaagaagaagatgttaTCGTAAAATAGTGATATTTGCTCATCAAAAAGTCACGTCTGCTGCAACCGGGCAGCCTTAAACTTCGACACCTTCTTGGGGGCCGGCGGGGGCGGCGCGACGTCGGGCgccacctcctcctgcctcctctccagTATGGTCGGCAGGGCCGGCGGAATGATGGTCAGGTGGGGGAGAGATGAAGGCATCGGGTCCTTTTCTACCACCGTACCTGAAAAGGcctgggggggagggagggagagagggagagagagagagagagatgttttcaTGCTGGGTTTTTCTTGTTCACACCGTCTACTGTGACTGACACTTAGTGAATGTTTGACCACAGGCTGCTCCCAGTTTAACTTAAAGATGCTTCGGTGGGATTGTTGTTATGCTCTCATTAAGGGATGAGAGGCTCAGAGGTGTCATTTTCATAAACTGTCTCACAGCACAGGTAGCCTGCCGAGTCTTCCGCGCGTTAATTGAGATTGAAGACCACACGAAGaggctttgtgtctgttgatcTGCAAGGCTACAAgtccaacaacaacagacaatcGTTTTACCTCGAATCTGCTGGCCGGGTGCAGCGGCACCGCCGTCGGACTGTCCTCCTCCGTGATGCCGTCGCTGGTGTCGCTGTGCGTCGCCTCGTCGTGGCTGACGCTGCGTCCGATCACCCGGCGCTCGTCGAAGTCGGCCGCGCTGCTCTCGCTCGTGTCGCTGCACACGCTGTTCTCGCGGCTCCGCGACTTTAGGATGGACTTCCTGGGGAAGGGCTCCCCGTTCTTCACGTCCACGAACAACCTGAGGCGAGCAACGATCGTCCGGTGTCACTATAGCAACCGAACAATAATGCTTCTGGGTTCTGATTTACTGATGAGGTCCCACTGTGTGTTGTCTTTACCTGTAAATGTCTGCTGGTGTGGTGATTTTGTGAAGTTCGTGATGCGAGTGCCCGTTGtgtccgtttttctttttcctttttgagtgTTCCTTCTGCTCTTTCCTTTCACTGAACTTCAGGGTGGTGTTCTTTCCCGTGTTTATCCTCACCTGAagcaaaacacaagacaaagtcaccaaaaattaattaaatggaAGAATTGACAGTGATCAGGAAAACATATAATATCCGATCACTCTGACCTTCTTGGGTTCAActgtgtgagagaagaaaatGGTAGGCAAACAGTTGCCTTCTtgttcctcatcatcatcatgttcctGCTCCTTCCGCTCCACACTTGGCTGCGGTTTACCGTGAGGTGCCGCGGAGGTCCAGCTCGGCTTCAGACTCACTCCTGCGTCATCTCCGGCAGCATCAtgtccttccttctcctcctcctctgaggagGATGATGTGTCTTCACCGTTCATATTAAAAGATAATCTGCAGGAAAATTAAAGTCCACGAATTCAGTTTCTTACTCGGAAAtattcagagacaaaaaaagaaaagaaactcccgcgtgtgctcgtgtgtgtacCTGTCCTGCTCATCCTGTAGCTCTTCCAGTTTCTCCAGTTCATCCAGTCTGGCCCACAGCTCTTCCTCGCTCACGATGCCCTTTCCGCTCCCTCCATATCCGCTCTCTCCATcgttctcctcgtcctcctctttcagATCCAATATGGCGTCCAGCCTGGGCTTAGAATTTGGTTTGAGAGCTaatctctgtctccctgttaCAGCGGACAAAAAAGAACGGCTAAATGTTAATCTGAGTTTGGTGCAGAACCCACGGATGGGTTAaagagaggtcagaggaaatGCTGACAGATACCTTTGGTGATGGCAGTGTCATCTGGTCTGACATCTTCTCTGATGTCGACATAGTCCTCTTTGCTCTAAAGAGCAAgcaaaatcaatacatttaggCCCCATTTATGCTTGATGCAAAGTATCATAAGTAAGGTCAAATTAACTCACGCCTGAGATTTTTTCCAAATCCTTCACAAACCCAACTCTGGCTTCAAAGTTTTTCATCGTCTTGGTTAGATCGTCAGATTCACTCTTTACGtctgttgaaaaagaaaaaaaagagcatttacATCAAAATCCAAAAGAGTTGTATTCAGACTGaccattgtgaaaaaaaatggctgcagccTAAAAGGGGATTTTCAATCAAACATTTAATGTAACAATGACAACCAGCTGCAAAGGAGTTAAAACCCAAAACAAGTTGGAGCggaaataaaaactgcaaaatgaTGACACAAACAGTTCATAATATCTTCTGCCCTGAATACTACTCCGGATCATTAAATCTTCACAACAATTAAGCCCTTTTTGCTAATGGCAGCAGAGGGCCCGTGTTTCCATGGCAATCGGGAGCCCCTCCAGTCAGTGCATCAACTGGAAGTGAGGAAAGGTCAAACACAGAAGGCCTGACAACTTAGCCGCTGTCTGACACATTTCAGCTAGCCGTGTTTGTATTACAGCACTTAGCTCTGTAATAGCGGGGTGGGCCGGGTCAGGGGATGGGAGGcgcaggggggaggaggggagcgggaggggggggggggggggggcagacggCTGCGGATGCGGCTGTGGAAGCACATTTCTGCTTCACTAAACACCCTAATAATGTTAACACATCAGAGATCGTTACTTTGGTTCCCGTTTGACTTGATGTGAGATTTTCATTTACAACCGAGGCACCGACTGTGTCGACCTGTAGCGTAGCAAGTGCAAAAGGTTACACAGCGATTGAGTGATGCAGCTTGTTGCAACCCTGTGAAATAAGGAGGCAAACATCTCACATCACAATCAGCGGTTAAAAACTGTGCTAAATGTACAGTTTATTCGCAAAGCGTAGATATAAACAACAGTCTCTCCTGCAGTTATGTGCAGAATCATTAGCACAGCTGAAAGCAAGTGTGTCCCCGTCAGCGTTCAGACGTCTAAACTCGATGCAGCTACGCCCTCTGGTGGACGAAGACCcgcactgttaaaaaaatcgaCAAAGCCATTTGCTTGTTCGGGGGACAtgaagaagaataaaacaaacaaacaagactcACGTTTCATCCTGTGATCGACGATTTTCTGAGCCTGCTTGGCAGAACACTTGGCGAACCAGTTGTCGCCGAGCAACACCGTGAGCTCGTTGGTGTGCACCAGCTTCCCGGGCATGAAGGCCAGAGGACCGAACGGCACCTGTTCACAGCGCAgtggacggaggaggaagagcagcacgAAAGAGGAATGAAGGAAACAAAGCAggtggaagaaaagacaaaaaaattaacacTTTCCGTGTCAGTCtttaaaagacacacactcCTTCAAAATTAAGAATATTAGCccagctttgttttctttcgtgtgccttttaaaaggaaaacaaggtTAGCACTCACCATGATGTCATAAGACAGTTGATCTGGAAGAGTTTTGAGACGATCATTCAGGGCCTCGTAGTCACCAGACAGCTTCTCCCTGCAAAATCAAAATGCATTCACAAAGACGTTAAGGCCAAGTTGAAGTCATCGTCGTTAAATGTGGTTTTGTTTGACAGCGGTGGAGCGTCGGGGAAGCACAGATTTCTCTGTCAGGGGAGACGTGAAAGAACCGAAACGTCCCTCAGGGTGTTGTCGTTGGTcgtttgtatatatttgtggaTGAACAATGTAGAACTTCAGAGTGACAAGTTACAAAAAAGCTTGTGATGGCTTCTTCCTTGcagaataaaacacataaacatgTGTAGTTACTCTGAACCTGTCAGTCTCTTTAATCAAAGCAGTTTGCAAGCAGAGCTTCGTGTGTGCCATGTCCTTAAAACAGAGCTCTTCACGTCCGCACAACTtccaggattttattttttgtgggCAGAAGAAAGTGCTGTGCATCCTAAGAGCTCTTAATGCGGCAGCCTAATAAATATCTGATGCTTTCCCAACTATTTGCTGTGGAGTGTTGTTCCATTTTCAGGCTCCTGaaaggaaatcatttttaaaaaaaatataacttcCCATGTCCTTTTTAATAAAActatattttgataatcgataattaactgttgcagctctatgtAATTGTAATCAGTGATACAGATAGTCACccactgcatttaaaaaaaaaaaaaaaaattatgtgaatACTGAAGTGAAGTTACACTTAAAgctcagcagcaggaaaaagtaatgaaaacataacgATGGCTGAATTCCATCTATTGCGTCAGTTGCCTGTATATGtcagctcactgtcacactgtcacatcTCACGTGAACATCTGAACAAAACACAGccattattaaatattaaaagtgaCACGCGCTTCTCCTGTtgtaacaaattaaaaatatctgtTAAAGGAACATGGCTGCACTCGGTGTGATGATGTCAAACAAATTCTGACCATAGCCACTGCCCCGACCTGAGTCTGAGAAGAGGTCTAATGGAGTGCCACGGACTGCAATATAACTTTATTGTTCACAAAGGTGTATAATTGCCTTTAGGCCCATGCGGCAATTCATTACTGCAAACCACTGTATCGGTGTGCAGGGCCTTTAAAGCTGCCGCTGTGCCGAACTAcgctcctctccctcaccaccaccgccaccgaCTGCGTTTGGGAAGCGACACACAATTATGGTGCACTTGAAACAAAATGCATGTGATTGGTCAGAGAGTACGTCTATTTTGTTGATTTCGACCAATGTGTGCGCTTTAAATGCAATGTTGCACTAATCTGATATTACCTAGAATCCTGCTTGATTCACTGGAAGCCAAACTCAAGGTGATTGTTACAGAAGCAAACAGACGCACAGACcaatgacagagaggagagtggacgATGAGTGGatattgatttcatttccttttccaaaTCAGCTGTATCCAAAGATAATGGATTActcacagcatgtgtgtgtatgtgtgtgtgaaaagcatACAATCACAgtgcaactgcaaaaaaaattgtacatgaGACTCACCAGTGTTGGATCCGACTTTCACAGTCTTTCACCACCTGTTTTTTAGGATAACATATTCAGGTTAATATGAataatgcttaaaaaaataaatgcaattcaCAGTCGTATCTGAGAGAATCCCATATCTTAAAATGGATCACAAAGAACGATATATATGAGCAATTCATAAACATCTTGTGATTAGTGCTTTACTTAGTTTACCGATAccgcaaataataataatactcacCATTATTTGaagagcacttttcaaaatgtgtgatTACAAACACGCAGCTAAACAAAACAGTCCAATCGTTGGGTTTAAAagataacaaataaaaaacaaatgggagTAAAGATACCttataataaaatacagttcaaataaaatgaaaactcaagTAAAATCTGTAAAAACTCGACTTATAGAGGGATTCAAAAGAGATCACTGACTTATCTGACCGGATTTCCGACTACTGAGCTTCACACAATAGAGATAAACATAAGTTAGAGAACTATCAGCAGAA contains:
- the uri1 gene encoding unconventional prefoldin RPB5 interactor 1; protein product: MAEEGRVVVGDLGGASRLREEHEKVVKDCESRIQHWEKLSGDYEALNDRLKTLPDQLSYDIMVPFGPLAFMPGKLVHTNELTVLLGDNWFAKCSAKQAQKIVDHRMKHVKSESDDLTKTMKNFEARVGFVKDLEKISGSKEDYVDIREDVRPDDTAITKGRQRLALKPNSKPRLDAILDLKEEDEENDGESGYGGSGKGIVSEEELWARLDELEKLEELQDEQDRLSFNMNGEDTSSSSEEEEKEGHDAAGDDAGVSLKPSWTSAAPHGKPQPSVERKEQEHDDDEEQEGNCLPTIFFSHTVEPKKVRINTGKNTTLKFSERKEQKEHSKRKKKNGHNGHSHHELHKITTPADIYRLFVDVKNGEPFPRKSILKSRSRENSVCSDTSESSAADFDERRVIGRSVSHDEATHSDTSDGITEEDSPTAVPLHPASRFEAFSGTVVEKDPMPSSLPHLTIIPPALPTILERRQEEVAPDVAPPPPAPKKVSKFKAARLQQT